One Methylosinus sp. LW4 genomic region harbors:
- the rnhA gene encoding ribonuclease HI — MSGRVAIWTDGACSGNPGPGGWGAILRFGEREKEICGGETGTTNNRMELTAAIEALEALTRPCNVDLHTDSQYLRDGITSWLKGWKARGWKTADRKPVKNVDLWTRLDAAAERHEIAWHWVRGHAGDEMNERADALARKGMAPFQTKTR; from the coding sequence ATGAGCGGGCGCGTCGCCATTTGGACGGATGGCGCCTGCTCCGGCAATCCCGGCCCCGGCGGCTGGGGCGCGATTTTGCGCTTCGGCGAGCGCGAGAAGGAGATTTGCGGCGGCGAGACGGGGACCACCAACAACCGCATGGAGCTGACCGCCGCGATCGAGGCGCTGGAGGCGCTGACGCGGCCCTGCAATGTCGATCTGCACACGGATTCGCAATATTTGCGCGACGGCATCACCTCCTGGCTGAAGGGCTGGAAGGCGCGCGGCTGGAAGACCGCCGACCGCAAGCCGGTCAAGAATGTCGATCTGTGGACGCGGCTCGACGCTGCGGCCGAGCGTCACGAGATCGCCTGGCATTGGGTGCGCGGCCACGCCGGCGACGAGATGAACGAGCGCGCCGACGCTCTCGCCCGCAAGGGCATGGCGCCGTTTCAGACGAAAACGCGCTGA
- a CDS encoding acyl carrier protein, which yields MAEDPQDKAKLVEEIIEVIAKEGMIDRTKVTPDATIESLGLKSVDIVMILTALEEKFNVYIPMDGALQDAKNVEGLIDAIAEYVSKEREKQ from the coding sequence GTGGCTGAAGATCCGCAGGATAAGGCCAAGCTCGTCGAAGAGATCATCGAGGTCATCGCCAAGGAAGGCATGATCGACCGCACGAAGGTCACGCCCGATGCGACGATCGAGAGCCTCGGCCTCAAATCGGTCGATATCGTCATGATTCTCACGGCGCTCGAGGAAAAGTTCAACGTCTATATCCCGATGGATGGCGCTCTGCAGGACGCCAAGAATGTCGAGGGATTGATCGACGCCATCGCCGAATATGTGTCGAAAGAGAGAGAGAAACAATAA
- a CDS encoding SDR family NAD(P)-dependent oxidoreductase, protein MKRGARRILVTGASSGIGRALALRYAQEGRSLALFGRDAARLEAVAADCRAKGAEADVSIADVRDRAAMAERIAAADAREPLDLVIANAGVSTGLSRGQIAEDPEAVRGTLSINVLGVFNTVEPAIEAMTARRRGQIAVVGSMAGLRGLPYSPAYCASKAAVHLYADSLRGALAPHGVHVSLIVPGFVATPMTDKLKAWQAGKVSDEKAAEIIMRGLDRRAAVIAFPLFVYYAMKLFAMLPPRTVDSVMRLFEVSVPQTHEREKP, encoded by the coding sequence GTGAAGCGCGGGGCGCGGCGCATTCTCGTCACCGGCGCATCCAGCGGCATCGGCCGCGCGCTGGCGCTGCGCTATGCGCAGGAGGGGCGCAGCCTCGCGCTGTTCGGCCGCGACGCTGCGCGGCTGGAAGCGGTCGCCGCCGACTGCCGGGCCAAGGGGGCCGAGGCGGACGTCTCCATCGCGGATGTGCGCGACCGGGCCGCAATGGCGGAGCGCATCGCCGCGGCGGATGCGCGCGAGCCTCTCGATCTCGTCATCGCCAACGCCGGCGTCTCCACCGGCCTCTCCCGCGGCCAGATCGCCGAGGATCCCGAGGCGGTTCGCGGCACGCTGTCGATCAATGTGCTCGGCGTGTTCAACACGGTGGAGCCGGCCATAGAGGCGATGACGGCGCGCCGGCGCGGGCAGATCGCCGTCGTCGGCTCAATGGCCGGGCTGCGCGGGCTGCCCTATTCGCCGGCCTATTGCGCCAGCAAGGCCGCGGTTCATCTCTATGCCGATTCCCTGCGCGGCGCGCTCGCCCCGCATGGCGTGCATGTGAGCCTGATCGTCCCCGGCTTCGTGGCGACGCCGATGACGGACAAGCTGAAGGCGTGGCAGGCCGGCAAGGTCAGCGACGAGAAAGCGGCGGAGATCATCATGCGCGGTCTGGACAGACGTGCGGCGGTGATCGCCTTTCCGCTCTTCGTCTATTATGCGATGAAGCTGTTTGCGATGCTGCCGCCCCGCACTGTCGATTCGGTCATGCGGCTCTTCGAAGTGTCCGTGCCTCAGACCCATGAACGGGAGAAGCCGTGA
- a CDS encoding glycosyltransferase, producing the protein MIDSILSSLVVLSAVFWACSALLLLLSVTAALIHPWLVAMRGTSREQPPVSLVLPVKMLDQSFERAQESALAQTYPQLEALASATEADSPAIAAMRDIFARHPQIESRILHSTARFAASPKVDNLFAPVNAARNDVIFMKDSNIVLEPDDLSETMRHLKPGVGMVCAIPYAARPENFAALVEAGIMNGPHQRMLFAASALGGGFGVGKIMLFRRSDFLRAGGFAAIAHTVGEDNATAKALGRIKLRTVFSHRLVRQELGERDLRDVYNRQLRWSVVRRDDEILSFLAEPFCQALPAFAAAAIGSPLAGVTPMTALTVTFGLWLSSETLLSIAKGWKVSWSAPVIFLTREALMFAVWLHAWTATKVVWARTTIDTRSCGEAAAATEPQVAKEEG; encoded by the coding sequence GTGATCGACAGCATCTTGTCTTCGCTCGTCGTTCTGTCGGCTGTGTTCTGGGCCTGCTCCGCCTTGCTGCTGCTTCTCTCGGTGACGGCGGCGCTCATCCATCCCTGGCTCGTCGCCATGCGCGGAACCAGCCGGGAGCAACCGCCCGTCTCGCTCGTCCTGCCGGTGAAAATGCTGGACCAGAGCTTCGAGCGCGCTCAAGAATCGGCTCTCGCGCAGACTTATCCACAATTGGAGGCGCTGGCCTCGGCGACGGAGGCGGACTCCCCCGCCATTGCGGCGATGCGCGACATCTTCGCGCGTCATCCGCAGATCGAGTCGCGCATTCTCCACTCCACGGCGCGTTTCGCCGCGAGTCCCAAGGTCGACAATCTCTTCGCGCCCGTCAATGCGGCGCGCAACGATGTGATCTTCATGAAGGACTCCAACATCGTGCTGGAGCCGGACGACCTTTCCGAGACGATGCGCCATTTGAAGCCCGGCGTCGGCATGGTCTGCGCTATTCCCTATGCGGCGCGGCCGGAGAATTTCGCCGCGCTGGTCGAGGCCGGCATAATGAACGGCCCGCATCAGCGCATGCTGTTCGCGGCCTCCGCGCTCGGCGGCGGCTTCGGCGTCGGCAAGATCATGCTGTTTCGCCGCAGCGATTTTCTGCGCGCCGGCGGCTTTGCGGCTATCGCCCATACGGTGGGCGAGGACAACGCCACCGCCAAGGCGCTGGGCCGCATCAAGCTTCGCACCGTCTTCTCGCATCGGCTGGTGCGCCAGGAATTGGGCGAGCGCGATCTCCGCGACGTCTATAATCGGCAATTGCGCTGGAGCGTGGTGCGCCGCGACGACGAGATCCTCTCCTTCCTGGCCGAGCCCTTCTGCCAGGCGCTGCCGGCCTTCGCGGCGGCGGCGATCGGCTCGCCGCTCGCCGGCGTGACGCCGATGACGGCCTTGACCGTCACTTTTGGTCTGTGGCTAAGCTCGGAGACGCTGCTTTCCATCGCCAAGGGGTGGAAGGTATCTTGGTCCGCGCCGGTGATTTTTCTGACGCGCGAGGCGTTGATGTTCGCAGTGTGGCTGCACGCTTGGACAGCCACCAAGGTCGTCTGGGCCAGGACGACGATCGACACGCGCTCCTGCGGCGAGGCGGCCGCCGCGACGGAGCCGCAAGTCGCGAAGGAAGAAGGATAA
- the thrB gene encoding homoserine kinase, which yields MAVYTDVDDEELIGFLAGYDLGALLSCKGIAEGVENSNYYLHTSAGSFILTLYEKRVAEADLPFFLGLMEHLSAKGLGCPQPVRDRAGAALGRLAGRPAAIVTFLDGYSIHHPEPAHCARLGEALAQLHLAGADFPLRRANALSVGGWRPLYAPFSARAGEVAEDLGAIVATELETLERDWPSGLPEGVIHADLFPDNVFFLGDRVSGLIDFYFACVDSLAYDLAICLNAWCFDAAGAYDAEKGAALLSSYARARPLTAAEVEAFPLLARGAALRFLLTRFVDWLNVPPGALVRPKDPREYLARLRFHRTIRSARDYGLGA from the coding sequence ATGGCCGTCTACACGGATGTCGACGACGAGGAGCTGATCGGCTTTCTCGCCGGCTACGACCTCGGCGCGCTCTTGTCCTGCAAGGGCATCGCCGAAGGAGTCGAGAACTCCAACTATTACCTGCATACGAGCGCCGGCAGCTTCATCCTCACCCTCTATGAGAAGCGCGTCGCCGAGGCCGATCTGCCCTTCTTCCTGGGGCTGATGGAGCATCTCTCCGCCAAGGGCCTCGGCTGTCCGCAGCCGGTGCGCGACCGCGCCGGCGCGGCGCTCGGGCGACTCGCCGGGCGGCCGGCGGCGATCGTCACCTTTCTCGACGGCTATTCCATCCATCATCCCGAGCCCGCCCATTGCGCGCGGCTCGGCGAGGCGCTGGCGCAGCTGCATCTCGCCGGCGCGGATTTTCCGCTGCGCCGCGCCAACGCCCTCTCGGTCGGGGGCTGGCGGCCGCTCTATGCGCCTTTTTCCGCCCGCGCCGGCGAGGTGGCGGAGGATTTGGGCGCGATCGTCGCCACGGAGCTGGAGACGCTGGAGCGCGATTGGCCCAGCGGCCTGCCGGAGGGCGTGATCCACGCCGATCTCTTCCCGGACAATGTGTTCTTCCTCGGCGATCGCGTCTCCGGCCTCATCGATTTCTATTTCGCCTGCGTCGATTCGCTGGCCTATGATCTCGCCATCTGCCTCAACGCTTGGTGCTTCGACGCCGCCGGCGCCTATGACGCAGAGAAGGGCGCCGCGCTGCTCTCCTCATACGCGCGCGCGCGGCCGCTGACGGCGGCGGAGGTGGAGGCGTTTCCGCTGCTCGCGCGCGGCGCGGCCCTGCGCTTTCTGCTGACGCGCTTCGTCGATTGGCTGAATGTGCCGCCGGGCGCGCTGGTGCGGCCCAAGGACCCGCGCGAATATCTCGCCCGTCTGCGCTTCCACCGGACGATCCGCTCCGCGCGCGACTATGGCCTCGGCGCATGA
- a CDS encoding glycosyltransferase family 2 protein, translating into MILALLQFLVDSVWLVAALIMILIGAGFVAIIARFLFDQLRGARDPEAIVLPEEELPHVLLQIPVFNEAEVTEQALRCVAELDWPKDRLHIQLLDDSTDETPVRAEAVAIELRAKGVDIHHVRRADRSGFKAGACAEGLKLFDAPYIAMLDADFRPPADWLRRTVPLLVKDDRAGFVQSRCEFSNYRKNWLTRAQGLVQDGHFLVEQRTRALAGWLFQFNGTGGIWRRQTIEAAGGWSDYSLCEDLDLTVRAALGGWHGIFVSEPPIPGQVPEGLRDYRRQQRRWSNGFVQVAQKTVLPLWNAPWSLTRRVAAIVLIVHQIFFPTAAIGLICLLLGVILRGSLAPYLPVLEFIFLETLVVVLGFTLLPYLALKRGSLTDYVKTMVSVPPLMIYLAFSNGAKILQTMRGRKSTFKRTPKTEVAAATATPTIQEAE; encoded by the coding sequence TTGATCCTCGCTCTTCTGCAGTTTCTCGTCGATAGCGTCTGGCTCGTCGCGGCGCTGATCATGATCCTGATCGGCGCCGGCTTCGTCGCGATCATCGCCCGCTTCCTCTTCGATCAATTGCGCGGCGCGCGCGATCCCGAGGCGATCGTCCTGCCCGAGGAGGAGCTGCCGCATGTGCTGCTGCAGATCCCCGTCTTCAACGAGGCCGAGGTGACGGAGCAGGCGCTGCGCTGCGTCGCCGAGCTCGATTGGCCCAAGGACCGGCTGCATATTCAGCTGCTCGACGATTCGACCGACGAGACGCCCGTGCGCGCCGAGGCGGTGGCGATCGAGCTGCGCGCCAAGGGCGTCGACATTCATCATGTGCGCCGCGCCGATCGCTCCGGCTTCAAGGCCGGCGCCTGCGCCGAGGGGCTGAAGCTCTTCGACGCGCCCTATATCGCCATGCTGGACGCCGATTTCCGTCCGCCGGCCGACTGGCTGCGCCGCACCGTGCCGCTGCTGGTGAAGGACGATCGCGCCGGCTTCGTGCAATCGCGCTGCGAATTCTCCAATTATCGCAAGAATTGGCTGACGCGGGCGCAAGGTCTCGTGCAGGACGGCCATTTCCTCGTTGAGCAACGCACGCGCGCGCTCGCCGGCTGGCTGTTCCAATTCAACGGCACCGGCGGCATCTGGCGCCGTCAGACGATCGAGGCCGCCGGCGGCTGGTCCGATTACTCGCTCTGCGAGGATTTGGACCTCACCGTGCGCGCGGCGCTCGGCGGCTGGCATGGCATCTTCGTGTCCGAGCCGCCCATTCCCGGCCAGGTGCCGGAGGGGCTGCGCGACTATCGCCGCCAGCAGCGCCGCTGGTCCAACGGCTTCGTGCAAGTGGCGCAGAAGACCGTTCTGCCGCTGTGGAACGCGCCCTGGTCGCTGACCCGCCGCGTCGCCGCCATTGTGCTCATCGTGCATCAGATCTTCTTCCCGACGGCGGCGATCGGCCTCATCTGCCTGCTGCTCGGCGTGATCCTGCGCGGCTCGCTGGCGCCCTATCTGCCGGTGCTGGAGTTCATCTTCCTCGAGACGCTGGTCGTCGTGCTCGGCTTCACGCTTCTGCCCTATCTGGCGCTGAAGCGCGGCTCGCTGACCGATTATGTGAAGACCATGGTCTCGGTGCCGCCGCTGATGATCTATCTCGCCTTCTCCAATGGCGCGAAGATTTTGCAGACGATGCGCGGCCGCAAATCCACCTTCAAGCGCACGCCGAAGACGGAAGTGGCGGCGGCGACTGCGACGCCGACGATTCAAGAAGCGGAGTGA
- a CDS encoding outer membrane protein — protein MKVKRSEGRCARFRGEARRRLAFALIAGFPFALSPAKAGPPFLTDDPEPVEYGHYEFYVFSQGARAGGETSGVAPACDCNFGVLPNVQFHVQPGMAFRRPGGGDLFWGAGDVELGVKYRFLEQDKDGAAPSAAFYPLIETPTGDASRGLSGGRARVFLPVWLQKDFGDWSTFGGGGYWINPGPGARNFGFLGWALLRKIDERLTLGAEIFHQTPSEVGAAATTGFNVGAIYDLSPRYHLLASLGRALTRPKETGQFTWYLGFQVTDGEEASKSASEAPRSSATVDWSGFHAGLSLGGLFRRTGETLVVGYSATPDAPSGSRGAALGGFAGYDAQLGSAVLGVETDVEAGSVSGATFGSRGGARLRNDARASLRGRVGLARDRGLFYATGGLTVADVSATAMGEPFDRAQTGWTIGGGVEYALADHWSGRVEYRHGRPGEIAFASSSFDGNLYRIRLKEETIRLALAYRFGLDAPEEKEGN, from the coding sequence GTGAAGGTGAAACGAAGCGAAGGGCGCTGCGCCCGATTTCGCGGCGAGGCGAGAAGGCGGCTCGCATTCGCGCTGATCGCGGGCTTTCCTTTCGCCCTCTCCCCCGCGAAGGCGGGGCCGCCGTTCCTGACCGACGATCCCGAGCCGGTCGAATACGGCCATTATGAATTCTACGTTTTCTCGCAAGGCGCACGCGCCGGCGGCGAGACGAGCGGCGTCGCGCCCGCTTGCGACTGCAATTTCGGCGTGCTCCCCAATGTGCAATTCCATGTGCAGCCCGGCATGGCCTTCCGGCGGCCCGGCGGCGGCGATCTGTTCTGGGGCGCCGGCGATGTCGAGCTCGGCGTCAAATATCGCTTCCTCGAGCAGGACAAGGACGGCGCCGCGCCATCCGCGGCCTTTTATCCGCTGATCGAAACGCCGACAGGAGACGCATCGCGCGGCCTTAGCGGCGGTCGCGCCCGCGTCTTTCTCCCTGTCTGGCTGCAGAAGGATTTCGGCGATTGGTCGACCTTCGGCGGCGGCGGCTATTGGATCAATCCCGGCCCCGGCGCGCGGAACTTCGGCTTTCTCGGCTGGGCGCTGCTGCGCAAGATCGACGAGCGGCTGACGCTCGGCGCCGAAATATTTCACCAGACGCCCAGCGAGGTCGGAGCTGCTGCGACGACGGGCTTCAACGTCGGCGCGATCTACGATCTCTCGCCCCGCTATCATTTGCTGGCGTCGCTCGGTCGCGCTCTGACGCGTCCGAAGGAGACCGGGCAATTCACCTGGTACCTCGGCTTTCAGGTCACCGATGGCGAAGAGGCTTCGAAAAGCGCGAGCGAAGCTCCGCGCTCTTCCGCGACCGTCGACTGGTCTGGATTTCACGCCGGACTTTCGCTTGGCGGTCTCTTTCGCCGCACGGGAGAAACGCTCGTCGTCGGCTATTCCGCGACGCCGGACGCGCCGAGCGGATCGCGCGGAGCGGCGCTCGGCGGCTTCGCCGGCTATGACGCGCAGCTCGGCTCAGCGGTGCTCGGCGTGGAGACCGATGTGGAGGCGGGAAGCGTCTCGGGCGCGACCTTCGGATCGCGTGGGGGCGCGCGGTTGCGCAATGACGCGCGCGCCTCCTTGCGCGGCCGTGTCGGCCTCGCTCGCGACCGCGGCCTATTCTATGCGACCGGCGGCCTCACTGTCGCCGACGTCTCGGCGACCGCGATGGGCGAGCCCTTCGATCGGGCGCAGACCGGCTGGACCATCGGCGGCGGGGTCGAATATGCGCTCGCCGATCACTGGAGCGGGCGCGTGGAGTATCGCCATGGCCGCCCCGGCGAGATCGCCTTCGCCTCGTCGAGCTTCGACGGCAATCTCTACCGCATCCGCCTGAAGGAGGAGACCATTCGGCTCGCGCTCGCCTATCGCTTCGGGCTGGACGCGCCGGAGGAGAAAGAGGGGAATTAG
- a CDS encoding MaoC family dehydratase: MSGAYLPAVGERLPDWRIGPFDAAALAAYAEASGDANPLHLDEDLARAIGFPAPPVHGMKLLAAFEPLLSAWRRDLFLARLSGKFVQPVLRGEAVTLTARVLRSSPEEGVFLRLLAYGETRAPAIVGEALMTLPRKLRR, encoded by the coding sequence GTGAGCGGCGCCTATCTGCCCGCGGTCGGCGAACGCCTGCCGGACTGGCGGATCGGCCCCTTCGACGCCGCCGCGCTCGCCGCCTATGCGGAGGCCTCCGGCGACGCCAATCCGCTGCATCTCGACGAGGATCTGGCGCGCGCCATCGGCTTTCCCGCGCCGCCGGTCCATGGCATGAAGCTTCTCGCCGCCTTCGAGCCGCTGCTCAGCGCTTGGCGGCGCGATTTGTTTCTGGCGCGGCTCTCCGGCAAATTCGTGCAGCCGGTGCTGCGCGGCGAGGCGGTGACGCTCACCGCCCGCGTGCTGCGCTCATCCCCCGAGGAGGGAGTGTTCTTGCGACTTCTGGCCTATGGCGAAACGCGCGCGCCGGCGATCGTCGGCGAGGCGCTGATGACCCTGCCGCGAAAGCTCCGCCGGTGA
- a CDS encoding beta-ketoacyl-[acyl-carrier-protein] synthase family protein: MAASSGGVGERRVVISGMGAVSAAGVGAAALWTAARDGVSQIRPLVTEYPYDGRIRIAAQVPGFDPSQYLEKALLTFCDPFTQFTLVAADEAVAQAGFAREELSGPRVGVIVGSGIGGMTTIDNGLRHYYQERIRPDPFSVPRLIPSAAPTTLGMRYSANGPTFALGSACSSASQAVGLGAQMIRFGLMDRAIVGGAEACVINGTIRAWEGLRVMTPDFCRPFSMGRNGMSLGEGAAVFVLETLESAQKRGHAPLCELAGYGTTSDAKDFVRPDLDGMTGAMQAALADAGLGPEAIDYLNAHGTATHANDVTEAAAIGRVFGERAAHLPVSSTKPIHGHALGASAGLELALTIRALQEQIAPPTINFLGFDPRCPIDAVPNEARRVEIRTAMSNSFAFGGINAVLIVRALAGEA; the protein is encoded by the coding sequence ATGGCCGCTTCGTCCGGGGGCGTCGGCGAGCGTCGGGTGGTGATTTCGGGCATGGGCGCCGTCTCGGCGGCGGGCGTCGGCGCCGCGGCGCTGTGGACGGCGGCCCGGGACGGAGTCTCGCAAATCCGGCCGCTCGTGACCGAATATCCCTATGACGGCCGCATCAGGATCGCGGCGCAGGTTCCCGGCTTCGATCCGTCGCAATATCTCGAGAAGGCGCTTCTCACCTTCTGCGATCCGTTCACGCAATTCACGCTGGTCGCCGCCGATGAGGCGGTCGCTCAGGCCGGCTTTGCGCGCGAGGAGCTCTCCGGCCCGCGCGTCGGCGTCATCGTCGGCTCCGGCATCGGCGGGATGACGACGATCGACAATGGCCTGCGCCATTACTATCAGGAGCGCATAAGGCCCGATCCGTTCAGCGTCCCGCGCCTCATTCCGAGCGCCGCGCCGACGACGCTCGGCATGCGCTATTCCGCCAATGGCCCGACTTTCGCGCTCGGCAGCGCCTGCTCCTCGGCCAGCCAGGCGGTGGGGCTCGGCGCGCAGATGATCCGCTTCGGCCTCATGGACCGCGCCATCGTCGGCGGCGCCGAGGCCTGCGTCATCAATGGCACCATCCGCGCCTGGGAAGGGCTGCGCGTGATGACGCCGGATTTCTGCCGGCCCTTCTCCATGGGCCGCAACGGCATGAGCCTCGGCGAGGGCGCCGCGGTCTTCGTGCTGGAGACGCTGGAATCGGCGCAAAAGCGCGGACATGCGCCGCTCTGCGAGCTCGCCGGCTATGGCACGACGAGCGACGCCAAGGATTTCGTGCGGCCCGATCTCGACGGAATGACCGGCGCGATGCAGGCGGCCCTCGCCGACGCCGGGCTCGGCCCGGAGGCGATCGACTATCTCAACGCCCATGGCACGGCGACCCACGCCAATGACGTCACCGAGGCGGCCGCCATCGGCCGCGTGTTCGGCGAGCGCGCCGCGCATCTGCCGGTCTCCTCCACCAAGCCGATCCACGGCCACGCTCTGGGCGCCAGCGCCGGGCTCGAGCTGGCGCTGACGATCCGCGCGCTGCAGGAGCAGATCGCGCCGCCGACCATCAATTTCCTCGGCTTCGATCCGCGCTGCCCGATAGACGCCGTACCCAATGAGGCGCGCCGCGTCGAGATTCGCACGGCCATGTCCAACTCCTTCGCCTTCGGCGGGATCAACGCCGTGCTGATCGTGCGCGCGCTCGCGGGAGAGGCCTAG
- a CDS encoding protein-disulfide reductase DsbD domain-containing protein, which yields MQSRNLAAALAATSLALASLARPAAAQDADFATPFARAAHSAARLLSAGAPSGGVYRLGVEIALDPGTVTYWRSPGDAGAPPVLDFSGSENVAAVETLYPAPKHIAEAGMTVAGYDESLVFPLRVTAKKASAPVVLKLALDYAACAQICLPAKAKLSLALPQAGASPFAERLAAAETLVPRPIGAGEAKKLVEVARAGAGAWRLRYLGPGKAADVFIEAPEPYIIDSAADGQGGFELKLGEGKQQGAIEARATIRTEKGGVELPLKLD from the coding sequence ATGCAGTCACGAAATCTGGCGGCGGCGCTCGCCGCGACCTCGCTCGCGCTGGCGTCGCTCGCCCGGCCGGCGGCGGCGCAGGACGCCGACTTCGCAACCCCCTTCGCCCGCGCGGCGCATTCGGCGGCCCGTCTCCTCTCGGCCGGCGCGCCGAGCGGCGGCGTCTATCGCCTGGGCGTCGAGATCGCGCTCGATCCGGGAACCGTCACCTATTGGCGCAGCCCCGGCGACGCCGGCGCGCCGCCCGTCCTCGATTTTTCCGGCTCGGAGAATGTCGCCGCCGTCGAGACGCTCTATCCGGCGCCCAAGCATATCGCCGAGGCCGGAATGACGGTCGCCGGCTATGACGAGAGCCTGGTTTTTCCCTTGCGCGTCACAGCGAAAAAGGCGAGCGCGCCCGTCGTGCTGAAGCTGGCGCTGGACTATGCCGCCTGCGCGCAAATCTGCTTGCCGGCCAAGGCGAAGCTCTCCTTGGCGCTGCCACAGGCCGGGGCCTCGCCCTTTGCCGAGCGGCTGGCGGCGGCGGAGACTTTGGTTCCCCGGCCGATCGGCGCCGGCGAGGCGAAGAAGCTGGTGGAGGTGGCCCGCGCCGGGGCCGGCGCGTGGCGGTTGCGCTATCTCGGGCCGGGCAAGGCCGCGGATGTCTTCATCGAGGCGCCGGAGCCCTACATCATCGACAGCGCCGCCGACGGCCAAGGCGGCTTCGAGCTGAAGCTCGGCGAAGGAAAGCAGCAGGGCGCGATCGAAGCCCGCGCGACCATCCGCACCGAAAAGGGCGGGGTGGAGCTGCCGCTGAAGCTGGATTGA
- a CDS encoding YqgE/AlgH family protein, with product MSPVGKKQGLEKSAARAARRSAGSRVAGSSVPIIRGPEAGRETGAGSKSSGRRYLDGQMLVAMPGMVDERFARSVIYLCAHSEDGAMGIVVNQPSQVRNFPDLLVQLQIIAPQERISLPKETETIQVLQGGPVQTDRGFVLHSSDFFIDNSTLPIDDGVSLTATIDILRAIASGEGPNRALLALGYAGWDPGQLENEIQHNGWLNCPADPAILFDTDLESKYARALRLIGIDLARLSSAAGHA from the coding sequence ATGAGCCCGGTCGGCAAGAAACAAGGCCTCGAGAAATCGGCCGCCCGCGCAGCCCGGCGGTCGGCGGGCTCGCGCGTCGCCGGCTCCTCCGTTCCGATCATCCGCGGTCCCGAGGCGGGGCGCGAGACGGGCGCGGGCTCCAAATCTTCCGGCAGGCGCTATCTCGACGGGCAGATGCTGGTGGCGATGCCCGGCATGGTCGACGAGCGTTTCGCGCGCTCGGTCATCTATCTCTGCGCCCATTCGGAAGACGGCGCCATGGGCATTGTCGTCAATCAGCCCTCGCAGGTCCGAAATTTCCCCGATCTTCTGGTGCAGCTGCAGATCATCGCGCCGCAGGAGCGCATCAGCCTGCCCAAGGAGACCGAGACGATCCAAGTGCTGCAGGGCGGCCCGGTGCAGACCGACCGCGGCTTCGTGCTGCATTCCTCGGATTTCTTCATCGACAATTCGACGCTGCCAATCGACGATGGCGTGTCCCTGACCGCCACCATCGACATTCTGCGCGCCATCGCCTCCGGCGAGGGGCCGAATCGAGCGCTGCTGGCGCTGGGCTACGCCGGCTGGGACCCCGGCCAGCTCGAGAATGAGATCCAGCACAATGGCTGGCTCAACTGCCCGGCCGACCCCGCCATATTGTTCGACACCGATCTCGAGTCGAAATATGCGCGCGCCCTGCGCCTCATCGGCATAGATCTGGCGCGGCTGTCCTCGGCCGCCGGCCACGCGTGA